The following proteins come from a genomic window of Actinomarinicola tropica:
- a CDS encoding HAD-IB family hydrolase, with product MARDAAIFDLDRTLLAGASGPVITQHLRLAGVLPERSIPGEGAIYRIFDIVGENRPTMMITRQAARAAAGWAVDDVRAAGEAAAEVLADRVPHRARTEIARHREEGRLLVLATTTPHDLIEPLARRLGIDAVVATRYAAREGTYTGGIEGEFVWGRGKERAVRSWAAESDVDLARSHAYSDSWYDVPLLGTVGHPHAVNPDPRLLAYAAARRWPIEHFDVPPGIPKLLGVEPQRALLALTRPEMFPYARFRFEGVEHIPRTGPALVVANHRSYFDVVALGLTFGRAGRAVRFLGKRELFDVPVAGPLLRALGGIQVDRGSGSAAPLQAAEAALAAGDLVAILPQGTIPRGPAFFDPELQGRHGAARLAATTGVPVVPVGLWGTERVWPRSSRVPEAWNVLHPPTVSVTVGAALDPLPPEALQDLDGATRSMMAAIVDLLPDEARQRHEPTAEELARTYPPGAGPAGDAPEG from the coding sequence GGCGCGCGACGCGGCGATCTTCGACCTCGACCGCACGCTCCTCGCCGGGGCGAGCGGGCCGGTCATCACCCAGCACCTCCGACTCGCCGGTGTGCTCCCCGAGCGCTCGATCCCGGGCGAAGGAGCGATCTACCGGATCTTCGACATCGTCGGCGAGAACCGCCCGACGATGATGATCACCCGGCAGGCGGCACGGGCGGCGGCGGGGTGGGCCGTCGACGACGTCCGGGCGGCGGGCGAGGCCGCCGCCGAGGTCCTGGCCGACCGCGTGCCGCACCGGGCGCGCACCGAGATCGCCCGCCACCGCGAGGAGGGACGGCTGCTCGTCCTCGCCACCACGACCCCCCACGACCTCATCGAGCCGCTCGCGCGCCGGCTGGGCATCGATGCCGTCGTCGCCACCCGCTACGCGGCGCGCGAGGGCACCTACACCGGGGGCATCGAGGGCGAGTTCGTCTGGGGGAGGGGCAAGGAGCGCGCCGTGCGGTCCTGGGCCGCGGAGAGCGACGTCGACCTCGCCCGGAGCCACGCCTACTCCGACAGCTGGTACGACGTGCCGCTGCTCGGCACCGTCGGCCACCCCCACGCCGTGAACCCCGACCCGCGCCTGTTGGCCTACGCCGCCGCCCGGCGGTGGCCGATCGAGCACTTCGACGTCCCGCCGGGGATCCCGAAGCTGCTCGGCGTCGAGCCGCAGCGGGCCCTGCTGGCGCTCACCCGGCCCGAGATGTTCCCCTACGCCCGCTTCCGGTTCGAGGGCGTCGAGCACATCCCCCGCACCGGCCCGGCGCTCGTCGTCGCCAACCACCGCAGCTACTTCGACGTCGTCGCCCTCGGCCTCACCTTCGGTCGTGCCGGTCGCGCCGTCCGCTTCCTCGGCAAGCGGGAGCTGTTCGACGTACCCGTCGCGGGGCCGCTCCTACGGGCCCTCGGGGGCATCCAGGTGGATCGCGGCAGCGGGTCGGCCGCTCCGCTGCAGGCCGCGGAGGCCGCGCTGGCTGCGGGCGACCTCGTCGCGATCCTCCCCCAGGGGACGATCCCCCGTGGTCCGGCGTTCTTCGATCCCGAGCTGCAGGGCCGCCACGGCGCGGCGCGGCTGGCCGCCACCACCGGCGTGCCGGTCGTGCCGGTCGGCCTGTGGGGCACCGAGCGCGTGTGGCCGCGCTCGTCGCGGGTCCCGGAGGCGTGGAACGTGCTGCACCCGCCGACGGTCTCGGTGACCGTCGGTGCCGCGCTCGATCCGCTGCCGCCCGAGGCCCTCCAGGACCTCGACGGGGCGACGAGGTCGATGATGGCGGCGATCGTCGACCTGCTGCCCGACGAGGCCCGCCAACGCCACGAACCCACGGCCGAGGAGCTGGCCAGGACCTACCCGCCGGGGGCGGGCCCCGCGGGGGACGCCCCGGAGGGGTGA
- a CDS encoding iron ABC transporter substrate-binding protein produces the protein MRPWKLLVALLAAVSLLAAACGDDDGDDDAGTDTSSETTAEDASSTDALTVYSGRSEELVGPLLEQFTEETGIEVEVRYGDTAEMASLILTEGDNSPADVYYGQDAGALGALSNAGRLVELDDAILDLVPEGLRSADGTWVGTSGRSRVVVYNTDELAEEDLPDSILEYTDPEWSGRIGWAPTNGSFQAFVTALRVAEGEDAAREWLEGIVANDPVTFDGNSAIVEAVANGEVEVGFVNHYYLYRYLAEDADYPAANYLFPSDDPGGLVNVAGAGVLDTSDQQDEATQLVEFLLSEEAQRYFADETYEIPLVEGVEPAEGVPSVSEINIPDIDLGRIDDLEGTLALLTDVGAL, from the coding sequence ATCCGACCCTGGAAGCTCCTCGTGGCGTTGCTCGCCGCCGTGTCGCTCCTCGCCGCCGCCTGCGGCGACGACGACGGCGACGACGACGCCGGGACCGACACCTCGTCCGAGACCACCGCCGAAGACGCCTCGAGCACCGACGCGCTCACCGTGTACTCGGGGCGCAGCGAGGAGCTCGTCGGGCCCCTCCTCGAGCAGTTCACCGAGGAGACCGGCATCGAGGTCGAGGTGCGCTACGGCGACACGGCCGAGATGGCCTCGCTGATCCTCACCGAGGGCGACAACTCGCCTGCCGACGTGTACTACGGCCAGGACGCCGGGGCCCTCGGCGCACTGTCCAACGCCGGTCGGCTCGTCGAGCTCGACGACGCCATCCTCGACCTCGTGCCCGAAGGCCTTCGCTCGGCCGACGGCACGTGGGTGGGAACCTCGGGCCGCTCGCGGGTCGTGGTCTACAACACCGACGAGCTCGCCGAGGAGGACCTGCCGGACTCGATCCTCGAGTACACCGACCCCGAGTGGAGCGGCCGCATCGGCTGGGCGCCGACCAACGGCTCGTTCCAGGCCTTCGTCACCGCCCTGCGGGTCGCCGAGGGCGAGGACGCCGCACGTGAGTGGCTGGAGGGCATCGTCGCCAACGACCCGGTCACCTTCGACGGCAACTCCGCGATCGTCGAGGCCGTCGCCAACGGCGAGGTCGAGGTCGGCTTCGTGAACCACTACTACCTCTACCGCTACCTCGCGGAGGACGCCGACTACCCGGCGGCCAACTACCTGTTCCCCTCGGACGACCCGGGCGGCCTCGTCAACGTCGCGGGCGCCGGCGTCCTCGACACCTCCGACCAGCAGGACGAGGCGACCCAGCTGGTCGAGTTCCTCCTGTCGGAGGAGGCGCAGCGCTACTTCGCCGACGAGACCTACGAGATCCCCCTGGTCGAGGGCGTCGAGCCCGCGGAGGGCGTTCCGAGCGTGAGCGAGATCAACATCCCCGACATCGACCTCGGCCGCATCGACGACCTCGAGGGCACGTTGGCCCTCCTCACCGACGTCGGAGCACTCTAG
- a CDS encoding ABC transporter permease: MTSLTTDRDDGTSVHRPGPSSRPARIDVVTVLGLLVAVGAALPLAFLLVRAREVGWSRSLEIATSDRALELLVDTTLLAVAVTAACLVIAVPLAWLTVRTDLPGRRAWTVLSALPLAIPTYVGGYTFVSALGPRGLVQGWLEPLGVDRLPEIYGFPGAWMVLTLFSYPYVLLPVRAALRRLDPSLEEASRTLGHGRLSTFVRVVVPQLRPAMTSGALLVALYALSDFGAVALLRFDSFTRVIFVQQRVSFDVSIAAVYGLMLVALTVAVLGLEQWTRGREQYHRLHGGGARLARTVHLGPWRWVAVAACAVLVLVALVLPLGVIVYWLQRGMSAGEPLRLTTDLVWGSVRASALGALGAVVAAWPIATLSVRRPGRLSRLVERLSWSGYALPGVVVALSLVYFGARYLPALYQTMWMLVFAYVVLFLPQAVGAIRSSMLQVTPSLEEASRLLGAGPFETFRRISVPLVRPGLTAGGMLVFLTCMKELPATLLLAPTGYSTLATQVYNATVEAFFARAAAPALALVVLAALPMAVLVLRENERELRPPTAQAEEETAEVGESVVR, translated from the coding sequence GTGACCTCGCTGACGACGGACCGGGACGACGGCACATCCGTGCACCGTCCCGGTCCGTCGTCGCGCCCGGCCCGGATCGACGTCGTGACCGTCCTGGGCCTGCTGGTCGCCGTCGGCGCCGCGCTGCCGCTGGCGTTCCTCCTCGTCCGGGCCCGAGAGGTCGGGTGGAGCCGCTCGCTCGAGATCGCCACCTCGGACCGGGCCCTCGAGCTCCTCGTCGACACGACCCTCCTCGCAGTGGCGGTGACCGCCGCCTGCCTCGTGATCGCCGTACCGCTGGCGTGGTTGACGGTCCGCACCGACCTGCCCGGCCGTCGCGCCTGGACCGTCCTGTCCGCCCTTCCCCTGGCCATCCCGACCTACGTCGGCGGCTACACGTTCGTCAGCGCGCTCGGGCCCCGAGGTCTGGTCCAGGGGTGGCTCGAGCCGCTCGGCGTCGATCGCCTGCCGGAGATCTACGGCTTCCCCGGCGCGTGGATGGTGCTGACGCTGTTCAGCTACCCCTACGTCCTGCTCCCGGTCCGCGCCGCGCTGCGTCGCCTCGACCCGAGCCTCGAAGAGGCCAGTCGGACGCTCGGCCACGGTCGCCTCTCCACCTTCGTGCGCGTGGTGGTCCCCCAACTCCGTCCGGCGATGACGTCGGGGGCGCTGCTCGTGGCGCTCTACGCGCTGAGCGACTTCGGCGCCGTCGCGCTGCTCCGGTTCGACTCGTTCACGCGGGTGATCTTCGTGCAGCAGCGGGTGTCGTTCGATGTCTCGATCGCTGCGGTCTACGGGCTGATGCTCGTCGCCCTCACGGTGGCGGTCCTCGGCCTCGAGCAGTGGACCCGGGGTCGCGAGCAGTACCACCGGCTCCACGGCGGCGGGGCCCGGCTCGCCCGCACCGTGCACCTCGGACCCTGGCGGTGGGTGGCGGTCGCGGCCTGTGCCGTGCTCGTCCTCGTCGCGCTCGTCCTGCCGCTCGGTGTCATCGTCTACTGGCTGCAGCGAGGGATGAGCGCCGGCGAGCCGCTGCGGCTGACCACCGACCTCGTCTGGGGGTCGGTGCGGGCGTCGGCGCTCGGCGCGCTGGGGGCCGTCGTCGCCGCGTGGCCGATCGCGACCCTGTCGGTCCGCCGTCCGGGCCGGCTCTCGCGGCTGGTCGAGCGCCTGTCCTGGTCCGGCTACGCCCTGCCCGGCGTCGTCGTCGCCCTGTCGCTCGTGTACTTCGGTGCTCGGTACCTGCCCGCGCTCTACCAGACCATGTGGATGCTGGTGTTCGCCTACGTCGTGCTGTTCCTGCCCCAGGCCGTCGGCGCCATCCGGAGCTCGATGCTGCAGGTCACGCCGTCCCTCGAGGAGGCGTCGCGCCTGCTGGGTGCCGGTCCGTTCGAGACGTTCAGGCGGATCAGCGTCCCGCTCGTCCGGCCCGGCCTCACAGCCGGGGGCATGCTCGTGTTCCTCACCTGCATGAAGGAGCTGCCGGCCACCCTCCTGCTCGCGCCGACCGGGTACTCCACGCTCGCGACCCAGGTGTACAACGCGACGGTGGAGGCGTTCTTCGCCCGGGCGGCAGCCCCGGCCCTCGCCCTGGTCGTGCTCGCCGCGCTCCCGATGGCGGTCCTGGTGCTCCGGGAGAACGAGCGGGAACTACGCCCGCCGACGGCTCAGGCCGAGGAGGAGACCGCTGAGGTGGGGGAGTCGGTGGTGCGCTGA
- a CDS encoding ABC transporter ATP-binding protein, producing the protein MPNSPVTLDDERQTAIDARGISKAFGANAVLDQVDLVVTPGDTVALLGPSGCGKTTLLRTIAGLERPDAGTVSIDGQLVVGPRTHVPPERRRIGMVFQDWALFPHLSVGANVGYGLSREDRRGGRVEESLRLVGLGGFADRMPSTLSGGQQQRVALARALAPRPKAILLDEPFSNLDTALRVQVRTEVHALLTQLGITTVFVTHDQEEAFVLGDQVAVMSGGRIEQQAPPAELYDHPASAWVARFVGDANLLVADADGSVAATRIGPVALRSAASGPVEVLLRPEQVLVHAGQVEDLGGAAATVELVEFYGHDSVTIVRLDDGTELRARTAGAPHVRRGDRVRVGAAPGATVVGFDQRTTDSPTSAVSSSA; encoded by the coding sequence GTGCCGAACAGCCCGGTGACCCTCGACGACGAGCGCCAGACCGCCATCGATGCGCGGGGCATCTCCAAGGCGTTCGGCGCCAACGCCGTGCTCGACCAGGTCGACCTCGTCGTCACCCCTGGAGACACGGTGGCGCTCCTCGGCCCATCGGGGTGCGGGAAGACCACGCTCCTGCGCACCATCGCCGGGCTCGAGCGCCCCGATGCCGGCACCGTGTCGATCGACGGCCAACTCGTCGTCGGCCCTCGCACCCATGTCCCCCCGGAGCGCCGACGGATCGGCATGGTCTTCCAGGACTGGGCGCTGTTCCCCCACCTGAGCGTCGGCGCGAACGTCGGCTACGGGCTCAGCCGGGAAGATCGACGTGGCGGGCGGGTCGAGGAGAGCCTGCGGCTGGTCGGGCTCGGCGGGTTCGCCGATCGCATGCCATCGACGCTCTCGGGCGGTCAGCAGCAGCGCGTGGCGCTCGCCCGTGCTCTGGCACCGCGCCCGAAGGCCATCCTCCTCGACGAGCCGTTCTCGAACCTCGACACCGCGCTCCGGGTCCAGGTCCGCACCGAGGTCCACGCCCTGCTCACCCAGCTCGGCATCACCACCGTCTTCGTCACCCACGACCAGGAGGAGGCGTTCGTGCTCGGCGACCAGGTCGCGGTGATGAGCGGCGGGCGGATCGAGCAGCAGGCGCCGCCGGCCGAGCTCTACGACCACCCGGCGTCCGCCTGGGTGGCCCGCTTCGTCGGTGACGCCAACCTCCTGGTCGCCGATGCCGACGGCTCCGTCGCCGCCACGCGCATCGGCCCGGTCGCCCTTCGATCCGCCGCGAGCGGCCCGGTCGAGGTGCTCCTCCGACCGGAGCAGGTCCTCGTACACGCTGGCCAGGTCGAGGACCTCGGCGGCGCGGCTGCGACCGTCGAGCTGGTCGAGTTCTACGGGCACGACAGCGTCACGATCGTCCGGCTCGACGACGGCACGGAGCTGCGGGCCCGCACCGCCGGCGCCCCGCACGTCCGGCGCGGGGACCGCGTCCGGGTCGGCGCCGCACCTGGCGCCACAGTGGTCGGGTTCGATCAGCGCACCACCGACTCCCCCACCTCAGCGGTCTCCTCCTCGGCCTGA
- a CDS encoding aconitate hydratase, whose protein sequence is MAVAANTPIELIHRVYGTLDERLAVGRRRLGRALTLAEKVLVNHLDDPETGGLDRGVSYTDLRPDRVAMQDATAQMALLQFMTAGLPEVAVPSTVHCDHLIQAKENGKVDLMAALEGNSEVYDFLESVSAKYGIGFWKPGSGIIHQVVLEQYAFPGGMMIGTDSHTPNAGGLGMIAIGVGGADAVDVMTDFPFNIRWPKLIGVKLTGSLNGWTAPKDIILEVARILTVKGGTGAIVEYFGPGAESISATGKATICNMGAEIGATTSLFGYDDAMARYLKATGREEVADAANAVAHHLRADDEVLANPEAYYDQVIEIDLDTLEPLINGPHTPDLSRPVSRVGADAQLNGWPTTISYALVGSCTNSSYEDITRAASIAREAAAKGLRCQTDLMITPGSEQVRATIERDGLLADFERIGATVLANACGPCIGQWSRSDVSEGDLNTIVTSYNRNFPKRNDGLSTTLAFVTSPETVVALAIAGSLDFNPLTDTLTNDAGEEVRLSVPVGVELPDQGFTAGESGFIAPPEDASAVEVVVRPDSDRLQLLEPFAPWDGNDLVELPVLMKAQGKCTTDHISAAGPWLKYRGHLENISGNLFAGAVNAFTGEAGTGKDITDGQTRPYPEIAKRYGEAGIRWIAIGDENYGEGSSREHAAMEPRFRGAAAVITRSFARIHEANLKKQGVLPLTFADPADYEKVGEDDRISILGLADLTPDAPVQGRIHHADGATTDISLLHTMSPEQIEWFRAGSALNIIRRNTAG, encoded by the coding sequence ATGGCCGTCGCCGCCAACACCCCCATCGAGCTCATCCACCGGGTCTACGGCACCCTCGACGAGCGCCTGGCCGTCGGTCGGCGCCGGCTCGGCAGGGCGCTCACGCTGGCGGAGAAGGTCCTCGTCAACCACCTCGACGACCCGGAGACCGGCGGGCTCGACCGCGGCGTCTCCTACACCGACCTCCGCCCCGACCGCGTCGCCATGCAGGACGCCACGGCCCAGATGGCGCTCCTCCAGTTCATGACCGCGGGCCTGCCCGAGGTCGCGGTGCCCTCCACGGTCCACTGCGACCACCTCATCCAGGCCAAGGAGAACGGCAAGGTCGACCTCATGGCGGCCCTCGAGGGCAACTCCGAGGTCTACGACTTCCTCGAGTCGGTGTCGGCCAAGTACGGCATCGGCTTCTGGAAGCCGGGCTCGGGGATCATCCACCAGGTCGTGCTCGAGCAGTACGCCTTCCCCGGCGGGATGATGATCGGCACCGACAGCCACACCCCGAACGCCGGCGGCCTCGGGATGATCGCCATCGGCGTCGGTGGCGCCGACGCCGTCGACGTCATGACCGACTTCCCGTTCAACATCCGCTGGCCGAAGCTCATCGGCGTCAAGCTCACCGGCTCGCTCAACGGCTGGACCGCCCCGAAGGACATCATCCTCGAGGTCGCCCGCATCCTCACCGTGAAGGGCGGCACCGGCGCCATCGTCGAGTACTTCGGGCCCGGCGCCGAGTCGATCAGCGCCACCGGCAAGGCCACGATCTGCAACATGGGGGCCGAGATCGGCGCCACCACCTCGCTCTTCGGCTACGACGACGCCATGGCCCGCTACCTCAAGGCCACCGGCCGCGAAGAGGTCGCCGACGCCGCCAACGCCGTCGCCCACCACCTGCGGGCCGACGACGAGGTGCTCGCGAACCCCGAGGCGTACTACGACCAGGTCATCGAGATCGACCTCGACACCCTCGAGCCGCTCATCAACGGCCCCCACACCCCCGATCTCTCCCGCCCCGTGTCGCGCGTCGGCGCGGACGCACAGCTCAACGGCTGGCCCACGACGATCAGCTACGCCCTCGTCGGCTCGTGCACCAACTCCTCCTACGAGGACATCACCCGTGCGGCATCGATCGCCCGCGAGGCGGCCGCCAAGGGCCTCCGCTGCCAGACCGACCTCATGATCACCCCCGGCTCCGAGCAGGTCCGGGCCACGATCGAGCGCGACGGCCTCCTGGCCGACTTCGAGCGCATCGGCGCCACGGTGCTCGCCAACGCCTGCGGTCCGTGCATCGGCCAGTGGAGCCGCTCCGACGTGTCCGAGGGCGACCTCAACACCATCGTCACCAGCTACAACCGCAACTTCCCCAAGCGGAACGACGGCCTGTCCACGACCCTGGCCTTCGTCACCTCGCCCGAGACGGTGGTCGCCCTCGCGATCGCCGGCTCGCTCGACTTCAACCCGCTCACCGACACCCTCACCAACGACGCGGGCGAGGAGGTCCGCCTGAGCGTCCCGGTCGGCGTCGAGCTCCCCGACCAGGGCTTCACCGCCGGCGAGAGCGGCTTCATCGCCCCGCCCGAGGACGCGTCGGCCGTCGAGGTCGTCGTGCGCCCCGACTCCGACCGGCTCCAGCTGCTCGAGCCGTTCGCACCGTGGGACGGCAACGACCTCGTCGAGCTCCCCGTCCTGATGAAGGCCCAGGGCAAGTGCACCACCGACCACATCTCGGCCGCCGGACCGTGGCTGAAGTACCGGGGCCACCTCGAGAACATCTCCGGCAACCTGTTCGCCGGCGCCGTCAACGCCTTCACCGGCGAGGCCGGCACCGGCAAGGACATCACCGACGGCCAGACCCGCCCCTATCCCGAGATCGCCAAGCGCTACGGCGAGGCCGGCATCCGCTGGATCGCCATCGGTGACGAGAACTACGGCGAGGGCTCGTCGCGCGAGCACGCCGCCATGGAGCCCCGCTTCCGGGGCGCCGCGGCGGTGATCACCCGCTCGTTCGCCCGCATCCACGAGGCCAACCTGAAGAAGCAGGGCGTGCTGCCGCTCACGTTCGCCGACCCGGCCGACTACGAGAAGGTCGGCGAGGACGACCGCATCTCGATCCTCGGTCTGGCCGACCTCACGCCGGATGCCCCCGTGCAGGGCCGGATCCACCACGCCGACGGCGCCACCACCGACATCTCGCTGCTCCACACGATGTCGCCGGAGCAGATCGAGTGGTTCCGCGCCGGCAGCGCCCTGAACATCATCCGCCGCAACACGGCCGGCTGA
- a CDS encoding GntR family transcriptional regulator, protein MRTIRYREIAEDLRRRVAEGELGAGRVLPSEAELSATYEVSRVTIRKALELLRQDGLVDSRQGFGWFVAVDPVSQSLGRLGTIESQLAESGAAPVRKILDFGFVGAPSEVADVLGPGQVLRVRRVNLADGAPFARVTVWCPERLGAQLSRADVERASFYDLIGVPLGGATQTIGAGAASDADAAVLHVPVGSPVLVCDRVTRDAEGTPVLVSEHVFPAHLTEFVVDLPHVAGSISPTGIRLVD, encoded by the coding sequence GTGAGGACCATCCGGTACCGGGAGATCGCCGAGGACCTGCGACGGCGCGTCGCCGAGGGCGAGCTCGGCGCGGGCCGCGTCCTGCCGAGCGAGGCCGAGCTCTCCGCGACCTACGAGGTCAGCCGGGTCACCATACGCAAGGCGCTGGAGCTCCTCCGCCAGGACGGCCTCGTCGACTCCCGCCAGGGCTTCGGCTGGTTCGTCGCCGTCGACCCCGTCAGCCAGTCGCTGGGGCGGCTCGGCACCATCGAGTCCCAGCTGGCCGAGTCCGGCGCCGCACCGGTGCGCAAGATCCTCGACTTCGGGTTCGTCGGCGCGCCGTCCGAGGTGGCCGACGTGCTCGGCCCCGGCCAGGTGCTGCGGGTGCGGCGCGTCAACCTCGCCGACGGGGCTCCGTTCGCGCGGGTCACCGTGTGGTGCCCCGAGCGGCTGGGGGCGCAGCTGTCGCGCGCCGACGTCGAGCGGGCCTCGTTCTACGACCTCATCGGCGTGCCCCTCGGCGGCGCCACCCAGACGATCGGCGCCGGCGCCGCCTCCGACGCCGACGCCGCCGTGCTCCACGTGCCGGTCGGCTCACCCGTGCTCGTCTGCGACCGGGTCACCCGCGATGCCGAGGGGACGCCGGTGCTCGTCTCCGAGCACGTCTTCCCCGCCCACCTGACCGAGTTCGTCGTCGACCTGCCCCACGTCGCCGGGTCGATCAGCCCCACCGGCATCCGCCTCGTCGACTGA
- a CDS encoding GTPase: MTPRARRSGPDASHLRDRLDALDAVLGLAEAGPGRLPDDVATRAREVQARADARLRHGSSRTVVALAGATGSGKSTLFNSLVGAEVATVGVRRPTTARPQAAVFDAAGGVGEEVAALLDWLDVDRRHVVARDAVDDLDGLVLLDLPDHDSTEAHHRAEVDRLAEAIDVFVWVVDPQKYADAALHQRYLRRYATHAAVTLVVLNQVDLVAADQRRALVQDVERLLADDGLTGVRVLTTSAIHDEGTAELRREVAARVAEQRAAVARLDADLDWTADQLAAHVGDVEPPPLGARAGRDLVDAFARAAGADAVADAVAAAHRRRAGRAMGWPVTRWLGGLRPDPLRRLGLERPAPSEGTTTIGRTSRPGPSAVSIAAAHSAARDVSAAASTGLPEPWRQRVEAVVTARRDDVADALDQAVASTRLPSERPRWWALVGALQWLLAGAMAVGVVWLVALGVVAWLRLPEVPTPEVGAIPWPTLLAVGGAVAGLLVSVVARAVAGVGARRRGAVARRRLSSSTAAVARELVLDPLGAELEALAELRRRVLALRR, from the coding sequence GTGACGCCCCGCGCTCGTCGGTCCGGGCCCGACGCGTCGCACCTGCGGGACCGCCTCGACGCCCTCGACGCCGTCCTCGGCCTGGCCGAGGCCGGTCCCGGTCGCCTGCCCGACGACGTGGCCACCCGCGCCCGGGAGGTGCAGGCGCGAGCCGATGCCCGGCTCCGGCACGGATCGTCACGCACGGTCGTGGCCCTGGCGGGGGCCACCGGCAGCGGGAAGTCGACCCTGTTCAACTCGCTCGTCGGTGCGGAGGTCGCGACGGTGGGGGTGCGCCGGCCCACCACCGCGCGACCGCAGGCGGCCGTCTTCGACGCGGCAGGGGGCGTGGGCGAGGAGGTCGCCGCGCTCCTCGACTGGCTCGACGTCGACCGGCGCCACGTCGTGGCGAGGGACGCCGTCGACGACCTCGACGGGCTCGTCCTGCTCGACCTGCCGGACCACGACTCCACCGAGGCGCACCACCGCGCCGAAGTCGACCGCCTGGCGGAGGCGATCGACGTGTTCGTCTGGGTCGTCGACCCGCAGAAGTACGCCGACGCCGCGCTCCACCAGCGGTACCTGCGCCGCTACGCCACGCATGCCGCGGTCACCCTCGTCGTGCTCAACCAGGTCGACCTGGTCGCGGCCGACCAGCGCCGTGCCCTCGTCCAGGACGTCGAGCGGCTGCTCGCGGACGACGGCCTCACCGGGGTCCGCGTCCTGACGACGTCCGCGATCCACGACGAGGGCACGGCCGAGCTGAGGCGTGAGGTGGCGGCGCGCGTGGCCGAGCAGCGCGCCGCCGTCGCCCGCCTCGACGCCGACCTCGACTGGACCGCCGACCAGCTCGCCGCCCACGTCGGCGACGTCGAACCGCCACCGCTCGGGGCGCGCGCCGGCCGGGACCTCGTCGATGCGTTCGCCCGTGCCGCCGGCGCCGATGCGGTCGCCGACGCCGTCGCGGCGGCGCACCGCCGACGCGCCGGACGGGCGATGGGGTGGCCGGTCACCCGCTGGCTCGGCGGCCTCCGCCCCGACCCGCTGCGCCGGCTCGGCCTCGAGCGGCCCGCGCCCTCCGAGGGCACCACCACGATCGGCCGGACGTCGCGTCCCGGCCCGTCGGCCGTCTCGATCGCCGCCGCGCACAGCGCCGCACGCGACGTGTCGGCGGCCGCATCGACCGGGCTGCCCGAGCCGTGGCGACAGCGGGTCGAGGCGGTCGTCACGGCGAGGCGCGACGACGTGGCCGACGCGCTCGACCAGGCGGTCGCGTCTACACGGCTCCCCTCGGAGCGGCCCCGTTGGTGGGCGCTGGTCGGGGCCCTCCAGTGGCTGCTGGCGGGAGCCATGGCGGTCGGCGTCGTGTGGCTCGTCGCCCTCGGCGTCGTGGCCTGGCTGCGACTCCCCGAGGTGCCGACCCCCGAGGTCGGTGCGATCCCCTGGCCCACGCTGCTCGCCGTCGGTGGCGCCGTGGCCGGGCTCCTCGTCAGCGTGGTGGCGCGAGCGGTCGCGGGCGTCGGCGCCCGACGTCGGGGCGCGGTGGCGCGGCGCCGGCTCTCGTCCTCGACGGCCGCGGTCGCCCGCGAGCTGGTGCTCGATCCGCTCGGTGCCGAGCTCGAGGCCCTGGCCGAGCTCCGCCGCCGCGTCCTCGCCCTCCGCCGCTGA